The stretch of DNA cgtcccggcgcccgccccctCGGCTTCCCCGCCGGACTGGCGGTACCCTAAAATTGGCAAAATCTCTGGACGTCCAAACTGACGCGACCCCTCCCCgttccgcccgcgccccacCGCCCAGGTACGACGAGATGATGGAGTACATGAGCAAGGTTGCCGAGagcggctccggcggcgcggacgccgagctctccgtcgaggagcgcaaCCTCCTCTCCGTCGCTTACAAGAACGTcatcggcgctcgccgcgcgtcgtggcGCATCATCTCCTCCATCGAGACGAAGGAGGAGTCCAAGTACACGAAGGAGTCCGACGTGGTTCGATTGATCCAGAAGTACAAGAGCAAcgtggagaaggagctcaGCGACATCTGCGACCGCATCCTGAAACTGCTGAGGGACCACCTGGAGGAgacgtccagcgcgggcgAGTCGAAGGTCTTTTACAAGAAGATGAAGGGCGACTACTACCGTTACCTCGCGGAGTTTAAGGGTGGGGAGGCGAGGaagaacgcggcggaggagacgctTCTGGCGTACAAGGAGGCTGAGAACATCGCGTCcaacgagctcgcgcccacCCACCCcatccgcctcggcctcgcgctcaACTTTTCCGTGTTTTACTACGAGATCCTCAacgcgcccgagcgcgcgtgcgacATGGCCAAGAAGGCTTTCgacgaggccatcgcggagctggacaccctcggcgaggagtcCTACAAGGATTCCACCCTCATCATgcagctcctccgcgataACCTCACGCTGTGGACCAGCGACATGGCGGATGAACAGCCCGGGGGTGGCAAGGAGGACCCGGATGCCTaagcggcgtcgcgaggggaGACGAGGGAACGAAAATACGGCGCGACAGGTGCGACGCGACCTTTAGACGATGGTAAAAAAGAGAAGATTTGTGAATGAAAGTGCGAGAAGCGCATTCTCGACAAACCGAGCCTACCGGGCGGTTTCTCGCGTTTGATCACACGTTTGAAAAAATGTTAAAATtcggccgcgccgtcgattGACCAACAatcctccccctccccccgACACCGGCTCACGACATCGTCGCCTTGTGCCCGCCGATGGACGGCCTCTCCTTCCGTTTGGGCGCGTCCTGGTACAGCAGCCCGAACAGGATGCAAaacacgagcgcgaggatggacgccgccgtggtgtCGTTGGGCCAGACAATCACCGTGAACGCGATGGTCGCCATCTTGTTCAGCACGCCCACGAGCGTGAACGTGGTGGCCGTGATGACGCTTCGGGTCCTCCATCCGCTGTACGAGATTCCGACGCCCATGACGCACGACGCGATGAGCCAGAaccacgcgccgtcgcccatcTCCACGTCGCTCACGTTGCTGAACTCGCCCGTGAAGAAGAAGAGAAGGATCGTCGGCGGGATGGCGAAGGCGTTGGTGTAGAACACGCGCTCCCACTGCGTCATCTCGATCTTCTCCGTCATCCACTTCCCGTACGTCATCTGCAGCGCCAGGAGCATCCACCAGATGAAGAGCCAGACGTACCCGCTCGTACCgttgacgtcgacgccagaGTCGAAACGGATGTAGAGTCCCGCaaagccgacgacgcccgcgagggagaGCGTGGATCGCGCGGACGGCAACGATCTGCCCATGAACGCCCATTCGATGATGCACACGATGACGGGGAGgcacgacctcgcggcgatcaccgcgccgacgttgGTCAGCAGGAGGGCCTTCATGTTCGCGAAGAGGCCGCCCGCGAACATGGCGGTGTATAGGACGAACGGCACCACCCGCGTTCGGTCCATCGGGCCCATGACCTTGGCGCCGAACATTTgcatgacgacgacgaccgcggcgctcacggcCAGCTGCGCGCCGGACACCACGGTGGGCAACGGGAGCGCGCCCACGGCGAGCTTGTTGATGACCAGCATCGTGGAGCTGCAGCCGCTGTATGCGAGGATCCAGAAGAGCTTCTCCGCGAGGCCCACGgtgggcggcgccatcgtTCGTCTGCGGCCGATGTCCTTTTTCCCTCCAATAGTTCCTTGTCAAATGATCGCCCTCGTGTCGTGAGAGTGATCGGGTGTCCCTGTCGGCAGACGCCTCGGAGAGTGGACCACCCGGAGCCGTCCGATCGCTGGAAACCTGAGGCTCTGTGACTGCTGTGAGGGCTTGGAAGGAAAAATCAAAAGTGGCGAAACTGCAGACTGTTTGCCTGTGCGAACTCGAAAACTTGCTTCTGTACCAGCATATCGATTCGGGCGTGCCTCTTCGCACCCCGCCACCGACGCACTGTCGGCACAACGGATTGGTGCACGAGAGGCGCCATGGCCAAGGAGGCGGTGGGCAAggtcgacctcgacgcgatTGTGTGTCTTGACGACATGGAGCGCGCGGCACAACGCGTGATGGACCGCCAGGACTTCGACTACTTCGCGGGAGGTGCGCCGCCCCTCTCGTTCGACCGGatgcgcgtcgtccatccTTATCGATACTCCCGACACGTCCGTCCCCACGAGCCCGACCTCCCACTGAACGCGATCCCCCAAAACGACCGACTCAGGCGCCGAGACCGAGTCCACGCTGCGAGCgaaccgcgccgcgttctcccGCGTCACCATCTGGCCGCGGTGCATGGTCGACGTCTCGGACGTGGACACGACGACGCACGTCCCGGCGCTCGGACTgcgcaacctcgccgcgccgcttctcatcgcgcccgtcgcgatgcagcgcgcggcgcaccccgacggcgagtgcgccgccgcacgcgcgtgcgccgcgcactCCATCCCGTACTGCGCCTCGCAGCAGTCCACCACGGCCATCGAGGAGAtcgggcgggcgggcggcgacgacgcgcctcgcATGTTTCAGCTCTACGTCCTGTCGGATCGGGAAGCCACGACGCGACTCATAcgacgcgcggagagcgcgggaGCCACCGCGCTTTGCATCACGGTGGATGCGCCCGTGCTGGGCAGACGCGAGCGGGACGTGCGGAACAGGTTCGAGCTCAAGGCTGGGCTGAAACTGGCCAACGTCGACGCCAaaaaaaaccaaaaccaaaaccaaaaccaagCCGGACCCGACaagtccgcggtggacgccaaACGCGCCCagtccgccatcgcgcgacgcatcggcggacgcgacgcgagcctcaCGTGGGACCACCTCGCATGGCTTCGATCCGTCACGCACCTCCCGCTCGTGCTCAAGGGGATCGTcacgtacgccgacgcggctcgagcggcgaaagagggcgtcgccggcgtgtGGGTGAGCAACCACGGCGGGAGACAGCTGGACGGGTCCCCGGCCACTCTCGACGCGTTACCCGAGGTGGTCGCCGGGGTTAAAGAGGGGGTTAAAgagggcgcgccgacgtgcgTCGTGATCTTTGACGGCGGGGTGCGACGggggacggacgcgctcaaggcgttggcgctcggcgcggattTGGTAGCTGTCGGGAGGCCCGTCGCGTGGGGTTTAGCGTGCGGTGGGGAGCTCGGGGTGGGCAAGGCGGTGGAGCTGCTGACGGAGGAGCTGCGGACGGCGATGACGCTGGCGGGGTGCCGGGACGTGAGGTCGGCGAGGAACAGGGAGTTGGTGCAGGTGGTCGGGgagacgcctccgcggtccAGGCTgtgacgcgctcggcggagTCGCTTTGAACGCACTCGTTGTTACGTCACactcttcgtcgtcgacgacacGCGCGGGACTCATCGTCGTTCGTTCGCCCTcttctccgccgtctcccaCAGCCGCAGCGCCACGAGGGACGCGATGTTGACGCACTGAgccgcgacgatgggcgcgggcagcgtcgcgggcgcgatgagaTCCGGGAAATCGATCCCCAGGACGATCTCCGTGCTCGCGATGACCgtgacgccgacgtcgccgaggaaggTCCCCGAGAACAGGCCGGTCGCCGTGATCGGACCGCCCACCGCCCACAGCAGCGTCAGCGCCTTGAGCGGCGTCGTGAGCTCCGCGAAGGAGCCcacgtcgcacgcggcggacacCGGCCCGGCGCCGAACACGTCCGGGACGTGAAGCAACCCCCCCGCGAGGAAGAGAGGGCCGAGCACCGCCCTGTACCGTCGCAAACCGTCTGCCGCATCGGCGGGCACCAGCGACGGCCCGCCAGACTCGCCGTCCCCAGCGCCGGCCGCCCGGGTCTTGACGatggaccgcgacggcgccgacgtcttggtcctcgcgcgtctcccaccgaggacgacgcggggtcgCGATACGGATGCCGCCAGCAtaccgcccctcgcgcgcggatggCTGTGGATAAACTCTGGCGCTCAAGAGCTCCACACGGCGCGGCAGCGCGGGCGGGTAGGAAAATTTCGTTGGCCGGTCGTTTGTCCGAGTCAGAAACGCCTGGTCCCGAAATATCAACTAACCCTAGAGCTCGCCGGGGCCAGCCAGCCGCCGGTTCAGTTCAACCTGCGCATTGTATCTCCGTCATGTCTCCTCCCCAACACGTCAAGGTCATCTCCGTCGCTACCAACGCTGCGGTGCTCCTCATGGGCGCCCGCAACGTCTTCGCGACCGGCACCGCCCTCCCAATTCCCGGCGATGACAAATTTCTGGCGCACTTCGGCGGATCCTCGTCCACAGCCTTCCTGATGCAGCTCTTCGGGCTCTTCAtgatcgccaccgccggcgccaagcTGACCACCGTGGTGTACGACGAGGGGACTTTCCTCCGCCAGAAGCTCTTCCtcgtgctcggcgtcgtcgacctcctcctcgcgttcACCGTCTTCAACTACAAGGCCCTGGGGACCGACGTCACGGGTGGGTTTGTGCTCttgcacgcgctcgagggagCCGCGTTCCTCCACGACGCGCTGACCAGGGAGCGCAAGGTGAAGCGCGTCCAGCGCAGTGCATCCACCAGGTCCAAGCGCGCCTGATCGGTGACCCGCCGATATCGGAGCGCCGcatcgatcgcgccgcgccggggcgccgaacgcccgcgccggggcgccgaACGAGCGAGAATTAATAATCGACGAtttcggcgcgctcctcgcttTCCAAAGACTAATCTTAAAACTCAACTCGTCAAACCGTACCtgacgccgcctcgtcgcacGCCCTGATCGCCCGAagcaccgccctcgccttgaGCGTCATCTCCTCCCACTCCCCGACCGGGTCCGACAGCGCGgtgatcgcgccgccgctcccgacCCAAACCCCCCCGCCTCGCAACCCCGGcttgacgacggcggtgcgGATGACCACGTTGAGGTCAAACGCTCCATCGCCGGACTTGCGAGGTACCGAGATGTACCCGACGCTCCCGCTGTACACCCCGCGCGGCCCGGGCTCCAGGGTGTCGATTATCTCCACCGTGCGGAACTTGGGCGCGCCCGTCATGGACCCCGGcgggaacgccgccgcgacgcacgcggcggtcggtACCCCGCCCCTCTTCGTCCCTTGAACGGTGGACACGAGCTGGTGCACCGACGCGTACGACTCGATCTTCATCAGACCCGGCACACTCACCGTCCCGGGAACGCACACCCGCCCGAGGTCGTTCCTGAGCAAGTCCACGATCATCAAATTCTCGGCGCGGTCCTTGACGGACGTCGCGAGCTTCGAAGcttccgcgacgtcggcgtcgcaccCCAAGGGttggacccgcggcgccgttcccTTGATGGGCTTggcctcgaggacgccgccggcggagaGGCGGAGGAACCGCTCGGGGGAGGAGCAGcacacggcgacgacgtcggcgaggggatCCGACGAATTGTCCGACGTAACGTCCGACGAAACGGCCGACGAATTGTCCGGGGCCCCGCCAAAGTCGCAGCCGCCGAAGCACAGGAAAGCGGCGTACGGCGCCGGGTTGGTCCTTCGAAGCACCGAGTACAGCGTCGCCggatccggcgcgcgcggcgcgggaatCGATCCGCCAacctccccgtcccctccTGCTCCGAGCGAAAGTTCCCCGACCGTCCTGCGCAGCTCGTTCGTCAGGCACACCTCGTACGTCTCCCCGCGGTCGATGGCGCGTTGGCACGCctgcacgtcgccgacgtattcgtcccggtcgcggcgaAACGTGAACCCGCCCTCGTACGCGTAggcggctcccgcgtccCCCGAACCTTCGCCCCCCACCCCTCCGATggcttcctcgcggcgcatgcgctcgcacgcgtccagcgcggcgaccgctcgcgcgccaatcgccgccgtcagaCCCTCGTTTGTGTGTGAAGCGCTTCCCGTTTGTTTGTCGCCTTTGTTCGCTTTTGTCGCGTCGAAGCTCCCCAGCGCGAGCACGGTCCTTTCCGTCTCCGCCATCCACGAACGCGCGTCCCCTTCCGCTTCCTCCCTGGCCATCGCCACCATcccctccgccaccgcgcgcgccgcggcgccgaggttcgcgccgcgagcctcgcgctccagcccGGCGATGTCGAGCTCATCCGGCACCAGCGCCAGCAGGTACACGTCGTCGTTGGAGTGGTCCACCGCGACTGCCCTGTCGGCGAAGTACaacgccgcgtcggggacgggcgAGTAATGTCTGGGCGCCGGGGAGTCGCACTCGGCGCGCATCTCGTACCCGAGGTACCCGACGAACCCGCACCTAAAGTCAAACGGcaggtcgtcgacgcccgcatCGGAACCGTCGTTTTTTTCGTCAGAGAGTGAAACGatcggcgggtcgcgcggggcgtcgtcgtcgccggcgcgtgccgcggcaccctcggcggcgcgcctcgccgcagcctctCCCCACGACTCCACGCGCTCCGTTCGTtcgcacgagcgcgccgcgagcctcgcgtcgagccAGTCCAGCAGGCGGATTCGCTCAAACGTTTCCCTCgtcccgtcggcgcgaacggaCACGAGCGTTCCCCCCTTgaacgggggcggcgcgcccgtcctcCACGCGGGCTCCCCGCCGCCACGGTCCCCGTcactcgccctcgcgctctccCGCTCCGGTCGCGGCAGCGCGTACACGAGCCTCCGCCACAGACCGCCGCCTCTCCCGCCCATAAACGAGAACCTGGACCGGGGGCACTGccccgccaccgacgccgtggcgctgTCCAGCCAGAACGtgtccttggcggcgatcgtcctggcgcgcgggtcgttgagctcggcgccggcgtcgtcgccgccgaagagtCGCCAGAACAGCGCCTCCGAtccgcccggcgtcgacgcgagggcgccggggagcCGCATCCACATGAGCCGGGTCTTACCATCCCCGTCCACTGTCGCGAAACCTCCGGTGGTCGCGTTGGTGGGCGCGTCGGGAGCGATACATACGATCGCCGGATCGATACCCCGCGGTGCCatgacgccggcgacgccctccgtCGGTCGCGTCCTCGAACCTCCCTCGTTGTGCGCCTTCGCGATGGCGGCAAAGTTTCGGTATAAACGCTCGCCGAACCGGGAGCACACGCTCTCCGGGTGGAACTGCACGCCGTAGTGCGGCCGATCCCTGTGCCGAAGCGCCATCACCACCCCaccggcgtcctcgatctCAGCGTTCGTCGCGGACTCGTTCGAcggaaccccgccgccgtcgccgccaccccgcTCCGTCCACGCGCACGGTATCAAACACTCCggcagcgacgccgcgtccaccgccaacGAGTGATACCGAGTCACCACGAACGATCCGCCTTCCCCGCCttccccctcggcacccccctcggcaccccctgCCTTCACCGTCCCTCCTCCCGAGGGGATCCCGGCGAAGAGCGGGGagtcgtcgtggacgaggacgtgaAGACGGCCGTGCATCGGCACGGGGGCcctgccgacgacgccgccgtgcgcaGTCGCCAGCGCCTGGTGCCCGAGGCACACGCCGAGCACCgggacgtccaccgcgttcgATAGCACGTCCGCGCAGatcccgacgtcgtccgatCTATCGGGCGTGCCCGGCCCGGGCGATAGTACCACCCTGCCGAAGTGCCCGGCGCGCAACGCGGGTTCCAGCTGATGCCACGCGATTGCGTCGTTtcgcacgacgacgggcggggcgccgtcgaccgccgcgatgaggtGGTACAGGTTGTACGTGTAGCTATCGTAGTTGTCCACGAGTAAGGTtcgatcggcgtcggcgtcgcacgGGATCCACCCGCcgaacgccgtcgcggctgcgCGGTCGACGGAagccggcgcgtcgccgccgcggacgatcgcgcgcgatgcgtcgtcgtcgacgttccgatcgaactcgtcgccgtcgccgccgtccgacgcggcgagggtttCGAGGCGATCCCGGACgagatcccgcgcgcgcgcggcgtcgagcgcgcgcctgagccactcctcgtcgctgaggCTTCCGTCGTCCGgaggcatcgccgcggcgtggtccatcagcggcgacggtgccgagctctcgtcgtcggcggaggatgacgcgAGGGTAgccgcggacccgccgcccggatggtcgacggcgtcggcgttggGCGTCGTGTCTCTCCCGGCGGTCATCGGATCGCGTCAGTGTCCCCGgatcgagcgacgacgcctcggTCCCGCTTTCCCGACCGGGTCGTGCCCTCGTGTCTGCGCAACCCTCGCGCCGGGTCTCTGTCCCTTGGAGATCTGCGCCTTGCCAGACAGAAACGCCGTTTCGGTGCCTTCTCGGGATCACAACACCGGTGAGCGCCCGACGGGCTCATCGCCTGACTCTCCACCCTAACCGCGCTCACACCGGGTCCCGGGAcaccggccgcgtcgcgagatGGCGGCGAACAAGGCGGCGGTCGACCACCTGCTGGCGTCTCTGCAGCGAGATCTCAATTCGTGCACAGACGCTGACCGATCGCTTCGTAGGCGCGCGTTTGACAGCCTCCGCAAGAGGCTGCTGGACGCTCCCGACGCCCCCGATGAGGCGACGCTCACCGATGCCCTCCCCGCTCTGTTCCCCACCCTCCTTCGGGGCTtcaccgacggcgtggaGAAGGTGCGGGAGAAGTCCGCCGAGCTGGTCAACGATCTCCTGGCGCGATCGGCCGATCCCGCCACCCTCCTCCCCTCCCTCATGCCCGCGCTCAAGgccaccgtcggcgtcgtgccCGTCGAGGAACCCTCGGAAGAGATCCGCCTGGgcctcgtcaacctcgccaaagccgcgatcgtcgcgacgggcgaacgcgcggagcccttcgccgaggaggtggccgccATCGTGCACGCGTCGATGCGCGATCAGTTCCACGAGGTGAAGAAAgcgtcgtgcgcgctcgccgaggcgctcgtcgcggggctCACGCCGCATCCCTCCGCACACGTGACCCTCGCAAGGCACGCGCCCAAGATGATCAACGCCACCCTGCCGGACCTCGGGCACAGGCACTCGCAGGTTCGACACGCGTGTCTCGCGTGCGTGGATGCCCTCTTCGATTTCGTATCGGCCGGGGACGTtcacgaggcgctcgcgccgggggtGCGACAGCTGTGCGGGGACAGGACCCCGGCGGTCCGAGCGGCGTTtcacgtcgcgctcgcgaggtgGATATCCCACGTCCCgaacggaggaggaggaggcgggggaggaggaggagggatcGGGGGCGGGAAGGAGGGAGAAGACGTCGACATGCCGGACGTGCCCGATTCGGACGTACCTGATTTACCCGAGGGTTGCGGTTTGccgcacgcgcgctcgctGCTCCCGTTCCTGCTCTCCGGCGTGgcggacgaggtggaggcgaaCGGGGTGAAAGCactggcgctcgtcgaggcggtgggcgccgcgaacgacgccgcgctgggtgccgacgcgaacggcgttgacgtcgaaggcgacggaTCGGATTTCGGATCAATTgagcgacgagcggcgacgcttccgccgccgttcgcgggcAGGCCGTCCGCCGCTGCCAGGCGACTCGTCCGTGCCTTGCTCCCGTCCCTCGTCCGGGGCGCGCTGACGGAGGTTCGGGAGTGGACGAGCGGCAAACGAAACGCGGGGGCTCGGCTTCTCGGGAcgatcgtcgcgttcgcggaggcgtcggcgtcgagacACCTCGGGGATTTGATAAAAgagatcgtcgccgcggtgggtgACGACGACAGGGACACCGCGGAGCGGGtcgtggtcgccgcgagggtgctcggcgcgcacgtgTCACCCTCCCATTGGCTCCCCATCGCGCTCGatcacgtcgtcgccgacaaggcgtcgcccgcgtcgagggcgtcggcgctggtGATTTTGGCCGCCAtgcttcgcgtcgcgcccccggggTCACTGACGGGCGAGCCCATGCGTTTACTCGCGGCCGggctcgcgagcggctcggTGAGGGGATCGATGGACCATCCAGCGGTGAGGGCGCAGCtgtcggcggcgctcacgaacgccgtcgtcggaggcggtTCAGCTTGCGTACCCGCCAGCGGCGATTTGTTCCGGTCGTTCCTGCAGCTCAGGGCGGCGGAAGGCGCGTCCGTGTCGGAAGGGGGTTCCGTTGAGGACGCGGGTTCGATCCCCGGGGTGGTCGGGCCCGGTGGGACCGGTTCAGGTTCAACCGGGCCCGGTGGGCTGCCCCCGGCggagacgtccgcggcggccaagggcATCGACGATTTGGCGAGGGCGTGCGGTTTTTCATCCGCCGGCGAGCTGTACAGCAGGCACGCGGAGTCGATACTCGGGCAACTCGCGGTGGAGCAGGACGGGTGGCAGGGCGACGGCCCCGGGCAGCGcacgctcggcgcgttcgtcctGGGCGCCCCGCCGGAGGTACTCCGACGCGAGATGCGAAGCTTGGGTTTGATTTTGAAGTGCGCGATGCACCGCGATCGCGAACCCGCGCTGCGTTTGTCGCTGCTTCGCGTgttggacgccgcgttcgagtcccgcgagcgcggcgccgcgttcgagggaTGCGCCAACGAGGTCGTGGAGCGCATGATAAGCGAATCGCTGATTTGGAAGGCTGGAaagacggccgcggcggtgcgataCGCCGCAGTCGTCAGCCTCGGGACGATGCTTCGCAACGATCTGTGCCCTCGACGGGACCTGTTGACGGCGATTCAGCGCGCAGAGCTTTTGCCGCagatcggcgcggcgctcgaggaggattACTACGCGGatacccgcgcggcggcgtgccaCGCCCTCGCCATGCTGCTGGAGCGGTGCGGCGATCGTCTCACCGACGAGCACAGGAGGTACGTCTATCCCGAACTCTTGAAGCGAATGGACGACTCGCGAGACGAGATTCGCGTGACGTGCGCCGGGGTTATCGCGGCGTTCTTCCGCGCCATGCCGTGGGATTACGACGAGACGAACGTGGGGTACCTACTGAAGGGTTTCCTGATCCACATGGACGATCCGAACCGGGACGTGCAGGAGGCTGTCTGTCAAGCGCTCGAGGTTGCCGCGGCGAAAAAGCCAGACGCGGTTCGAGAGGCggtgcgggcggcgcgggacacGCACCGGGGACGCGTGTACCtggaccgcgccgacgccgccgcagccgccacGAAGGAGAGGGGCGGGAAATGATGTTAAACGCTTATAAGTCGCTCCGCTGATACGTCAATTTTAACGAGCTAAGACTCGGCGCCGCACCGCGAAAGTCGTCAGGGACGGAAAAATATTCGCCCACCCGACCCGGAACCCTTCTTCCCGCTGTTCCCGGCCGACAGCGACCCGAACGATCCGTCCCTCCTCAGGCTCGGCCGCGTCCCACCCCCTAATTCCTGCTCCCCACCGCCCCTGTGCGCACCCCTGTGTTCCTCGTATTTCGCCAGTCCTTCCCTCCAGTGTTCCACCGTCATTCCGTCGGGGGTATATTGACAGCAGACGCCCAGCGCAGCCACCTCGCGCACGTTCCGCGACTCGTTATCGAAGAACAGCATCTCGTCGAACGGCACCCCGCTCTTCTCTTTGAGCCTGTGGAACTGTTCCGTCTTGCTCCGCACCGGGTACACCTCCGCGTGAtccaccgcgtcctccaGCGTCACGTCCCGACCTCGCGGGTCTGTGCACACGCGGAGCAATCGcatcgcctccatcgcccaCGCCGGCTCGTCCGTCCTGGAGGCGAACGCGATCTGCGCGTTGGCCCTGCGCCACCTCGGGCGGTTGAGCATCTCCTCGATGGCCACCCTGGCGCCGGGGTGGATCGTCAGTTCCTCGCCCAATCGGTCCACCACCCTGGTGCTCCCAGGAGGCTCGAAGTGGAAATTGCCGGCCGTCATGTACATCTCCGGCCACCACACGGTATCGTCCAGGTCGAACACGACGAGCGACGGGAGGAGGTCaaggtcgagctcgccgccgccgcgacgggtggACGCCtcgggcgaccgcggcgtccccctCGCGAGGGGATCGTCGAAGGACGACCGCATGCGCCCGGCGttcccggcgcgcccgcccaaTGTTCGACACGTTTTCGGCCGTCAGCTCTCGCGTCGGCAAAATCAGACTGCCTTGCTGGAGTTCGCTGCGCCGCTGACCGCGATTTCATCTCGggcccgccgacgagcgtTTTTCTCGGGCCCGCCGAGGGCAAcgctcgccccgcgcacaaccccgcgcgcgccgccgccgcgcgtcgtccccccACGAACCCCGCCGGTCGACGACCATGGCCATGGACGTGGAGTACGAGGAGTACGCCTCCACAACCTCGTCCAAGCACCACGGCTGGAAGGTGGAGACGAGCAGGCGGCACGTCGAGCGCCGGGAGCTC from Micromonas commoda chromosome 3, complete sequence encodes:
- a CDS encoding predicted protein — encoded protein: MAANKAAVDHLLASLQRDLNSCTDADRSLRRRAFDSLRKRLLDAPDAPDEATLTDALPALFPTLLRGFTDGVEKVREKSAELVNDLLARSADPATLLPSLMPALKATVGVVPVEEPSEEIRLGLVNLAKAAIVATGERAEPFAEEVAAIVHASMRDQFHEVKKASCALAEALVAGLTPHPSAHVTLARHAPKMINATLPDLGHRHSQVRHACLACVDALFDFVSAGDVHEALAPGVRQLCGDRTPAVRAAFHVALARWISHVPNGGGGGGGGGGGIGGGKEGEDVDMPDVPDSDVPDLPEGCGLPHARSLLPFLLSGVADEVEANGVKALALVEAVGAANDAALGADANGVDVEGDGSDFGSIERRAATLPPPFAGRPSAAARRLVRALLPSLVRGALTEVREWTSGKRNAGARLLGTIVAFAEASASRHLGDLIKEIVAAVGDDDRDTAERVVVAARVLGAHVSPSHWLPIALDHVVADKASPASRASALVILAAMLRVAPPGSLTGEPMRLLAAGLASGSVRGSMDHPAVRAQLSAALTNAVVGGGSACVPASGDLFRSFLQLRAAEGASVSEGGSVEDAGSIPGVVGPGGTGSGSTGPGGLPPAETSAAAKGIDDLARACGFSSAGELYSRHAESILGQLAVEQDGWQGDGPGQRTLGAFVLGAPPEVLRREMRSLGLILKCAMHRDREPALRLSLLRVLDAAFESRERGAAFEGCANEVVERMISESLIWKAGKTAAAVRYAAVVSLGTMLRNDLCPRRDLLTAIQRAELLPQIGAALEEDYYADTRAAACHALAMLLERCGDRLTDEHRRYVYPELLKRMDDSRDEIRVTCAGVIAAFFRAMPWDYDETNVGYLLKGFLIHMDDPNRDVQEAVCQALEVAAAKKPDAVREAVRAARDTHRGRVYLDRADAAAAATKERGGK
- a CDS encoding predicted protein — translated: MRSSFDDPLARGTPRSPEASTRRGGGELDLDLLPSLVVFDLDDTVWWPEMYMTAGNFHFEPPGSTRVVDRLGEELTIHPGARVAIEEMLNRPRWRRANAQIAFASRTDEPAWAMEAMRLLRVCTDPRGRDVTLEDAVDHAEVYPVRSKTEQFHRLKEKSGVPFDEMLFFDNESRNVREVAALGVCCQYTPDGMTVEHWREGLAKYEEHRGAHRGGGEQELGGGTRPSLRRDGSFGSLSAGNSGKKGSGSGGRIFFRP